Below is a genomic region from Listeria swaminathanii.
GCGTGCGTCAAATGGCGTCCCTGGCTCGTTTGCGCCAAGATGTCCATTTACTCCTAAGCCTAAAATTTGTAAATCGCGCTCATTTTCAGCCAAAATTTTCTTATAACGAGCAATCTCGTCTGTGAAATCAGCTAAACTTCCATCTAACAATTCTACTCTTTTTGGCATTTTGGTAATTAAGTCATAGAATTTTTGGTGCATGTACGTGTAAACCGTGAAAGAATCATCGCGCTTTGCCACATATTCATCCAAATTCATTAAAAATACTTTTTCGATTGGAATTTCACCGGCATTAATTCCTTTGACAAGCCCCTCGAACATACCATCAAAACTAGCTCCTGTTGTTGTATTGATAACTGGATTGTCGTTTTCAGTAATGACTTGTTTAACAACTTCCAGTGCTTCTTGTGACATTTCTGTATAAGTTTTTGTTCTGATTAATTTCATTAAAAAATCCCCCTCTATATGCTTTCATTACCCGAACTATCATTTCT
It encodes:
- a CDS encoding glucosamine-6-phosphate deaminase; protein product: MKLIRTKTYTEMSQEALEVVKQVITENDNPVINTTTGASFDGMFEGLVKGINAGEIPIEKVFLMNLDEYVAKRDDSFTVYTYMHQKFYDLITKMPKRVELLDGSLADFTDEIARYKKILAENERDLQILGLGVNGHLGANEPGTPFDARLFLADSDESTIKSTIMYNNLKEDEAPSQMLTLGLADMMDAKQILVTASGERKAEAVKGLLEGPIDESCPASILQNHPNVVFIIDEAAGSLLTNH